DNA from Phragmites australis chromosome 16, lpPhrAust1.1, whole genome shotgun sequence:
tattgaactgctatcgtaccattttctaactaaatttgacaatcttttaaaccctaggtcataaatgtctaaatctatgtcatatactactactgcactaattaacaataataaaaaggaaaaaaaaatttacctgaaatttttcttcaaatccgcggcccaaatgcagcagggcttcgccgacctctcttcctcccctctcctctcctctcttctcctctctcttctcaacttttcctttttttcggatttttatgattttttggccaatttttggcctttttataGCAGAGGGTGCCGGCGCGGGCGATGCGGCGCAGCGGGCGGGGAggaccccttaccgccccctgagagggcggtaaggacctctacccgccccctcaagGGCAGTAAGCCTCTGGGCCAGGCGGGAAGGCCCCAcctgccctctgagggggcggttaggcctaccgccctctcaggtggcggttaggacccgtaaccgccctctcagagggctgcagcgactagttttgcaaatattttcaccggaaatctatttatttaaattttaactaaaaaatataaaaattaaaaaaactccaACCCAAACGGGTTTTGAATTGTCGAAATGCCCAGGACTCAGCCCATACGGCCGAACCAGACGAAAGCCCATCCGACCGCCAGATCAAGACAATCCGAGCCGTCCGCTCCCCGTCGCCTCCCGAGCCAACCATTTATAGCCCTATCGCCGCCGCTGCGCAGACCTTCTCTTCCCCTTCCCCCACCCAGCCTCTCTAGGGTttatcggcggcggcggcgacggcgaagaTGGTGCAGCGCCTGACTTACCGGAAGCGTCACAGCTATGCGACCAGGTCCAACCAGATCCGGGTCGTCAAGACCCCAGGTGCGCCACATATGTTCTAGCTCGCTCTGAGGACTTGTGGtttcttgatctgttcttgcTGGTTTATTGATGGGTTCATACTGGCGAGGTTTCTTGCAGGTGGTAGGCTCGTTTACCAGTACACCAACAAGAGGGCGAACGGGCCCAAGTGCCCCGTGACCGGAAAGAAGATCCAGGGGGTGAGTGATGCAGCAGCTCTACTCTGGTTCAGTTTTAGTTGTGGATGCGTGTAGTCTCTGTGTTCTCGTAGTGTCATGTTCTGCAGTGGTCCCCGGTTGTGTATTGTGGAATTAGTAGCTATGGCTAGTACTATCTGTGTTGAAGTAATGCTTGGACTAAATCTTGATTTGTTGTTCAGATGGTTTACAGTATCTTTTGTGGTATGTGCAATTTGATGCCGCATTGTGCTTGTGTAGGTTTAAATGGAGGATGTTTTGTAGTTGTGGTCTTTATATCTTGTTTTTGTCCAAATCTTTTAGTTGCGAGTAAATTGTGGTTTCATGTGGATTGAACATACTCTGTAGTATATGTATGGCCTATACCCGAGTCATTTTGGATAGAAACATGCTGTCATGTCGTGTGATTGGCATTTTTTATGGTGTTCTTGTTTACTACATTAGTACATGATCCATTTAGAGTGACACACTTGTTGGTTTGGCAAGTACTCTCCCGCTGCTAGCAATCATTTCTTTTGCATCTTGCTGTAAGCTCTGGACATTTCTATGTAAATGCTTTTTTTAAATTCTGATTGACATGTAAGTATGTAAACCAAACCTACTTAACATGGTGAAACTGATTACCCTTTCCAAACGAAATTGAATGCCTTATGTTTGCCTGGTTATACTACTAAATATGAGGAATGACTAAGAGTGTTACTTTAtgttattttctaaaactaCTGAATTAATTGGAGCGGCTTATAGGCCATCATGCCTAATTTTCTGGAAAAAAGTTCTTTGCAGCGGTGCTGTAGACTCTTCTTCCTGCAGCACTGTCTTGATGGCTGCCACCTCTCCTCAATGTAGATCTCGAAGTGTCCAAATGACAAATTATCATGCATGCTCATTACTTGACATATATGATTAGCGTTAAGTGGATCTCATCCTCCGCTTTGAGATCCACGTTGGGGACAAGTGGCGGCCATCAAGGTGGTGCTGTAGGTGTCTGCAGCACCTCtgcatagattttttttcccagTTTTCTACCCCAAACTGCTACTATTTTAAGCCCATGATCCCTTTTTCATGCTAAACTGTGGATTTTAAGCCGTCATGGCAATTTGATTTCCCTCTCATGCTACATTGCTTATTTTTCATGTTCTGTTACCATTATGTTGAGCAAAAAATCTATACTGATAACCTATGTTCAGCTGCCATTGTGTTTTAAGTCATGCCAAGCTAGCTGAATTTTAGTTTCCTTGTTTACTGTATTGACTATTGATTAATAATTTAATCACATCCAGTTTATAATATAAATTGTAATCACTTCCTGGCCTACTGTTTGCTCTGAAAGTTGCACAACCAATTGGTTGGTTTCATGAGGTGTTCTATAGTTCTGAAACACACCCTAAATATGTGTCTGTCTTCAAATAGACCTTGGCATCATTGTTTGGTTGTATTGGTAGATAAGTTACGTCATGTTATATCATTTGGTTGGTTAGAATATAAGAACTCAGCATTGTTGCTATTATTAATAGTGTGTTCGGATGAGGGGATTTTCCAGTCAGTCTCATCCAGTCAGGCTCTCTGCTATTCAATGTGAAATATTCCTACTGGAGCTCCCATGTTATTATATTTCCAGATTCCACACTTGAGGCCTGCTGAGTACAAGAGGTCCAGGTTGTCTAGGAACCGCAGGACTGTGAACCGTCCTTATGGTGGAGTGCTCTCTGGAACTGCAGTCAGGGAGAGGTCAGCAAATAGGGCTGGATATTTATGTGAAAACTCAGGATTTGTCATCTTGTATTCTTATGAGTTACATTATTTTGCTCTGCAGGATCATCCGTGCTTTCCTGGTTGAAGAGCAGAAGATTGTCAAGAAGGTCCTGAAAATACAGAAAACCAAGGACAAGACAGCCGCAAAGTAGAGCTCCTGAAATGGAAGTGTAACGCTGTTTTGTACACAACGAAAAGGATTTTTTATGGTGGATGATGAAAAATCTAGTTGCCTTCGTGTTAAATGTTTAGTATGGGAGAGACATACCTGTTGAGTTTAGAGTGTTTCAAATCCTTTCATCTTTTGTTTGGAGTACCAGGACATCTGTTCCTCAAGTTGCTTTGTTATGAATTCTGATCATATTTAGGAACTGTCAGGTAGCCGAATTCACCTATTGGTTTGTAGCAATCTTTTCTTCTGTGATCTGTTTCTCTTGTTTCGTGTCATTCACTTGCATGATCATTAGCCCTGTTTTCGCTAGTTCTTGATCATGAAAACTGACAATTAGCCATTGTATCGGCATGTTGGTCATGGTTTTGTACTCAATCTGTCTGAAGTTATCGTATGCACAGTTCGGGGCATTTTCTCTCAGGACTTGTTTGTTAGAGATCTGGGATTTATACAGGATTTGAAGTTTGTAAGCTAGTTTTAGTGTAAAATATGAATAAGATGGCTAATTTAAACATCACATGTCTACCTCTCACTTCAGCTTTGAGAATTTCTGGAGCTATGAATATTTAgctttaaaaattcttaaagtTAGAGCTTGACAATCAGGCCTAACTTGCAAGATCATTAGGAGAAGGCTGCAGTTTAAACTTAAATTGTGTTGATAGGCTTCCAAGTTAAACAGAACTATATCAACATTCAAAACAACAGCGATTTGAAAAACGCTAAGATGCTTCAAACAAGCTCATTCTCACTGAAAATGCAATATCACATTGAAAGTGCAGTATCTCAACACCCAATAACTCAAAATATATGTACAACACAATGCATCCTTCTCTCTGTTAGCTTTGCTGTTAACAAGGGTATAAGCTCACAGTATGTACACCTCACCTAAACtgaacaaaaatatatgtttttttttgttgctaacAGAAATGCTAACAGATGAGGCAACTCACACACAGCATCTTTACATGTAACCAATGAAGTAGTAGTACCCCTCTCTCGCAATGCAACTTAAGACCATGCCCAACAGATCCCTTCGCGACCTAGAATCTTTTTgtaaagggattttcgttctcttcaacGTTCTAACGATTTTCCTTCATAGTCCTCCTTACGAAAGGATTCACACAGTTATTTTCTTCAAGATGAGATTATCTCATTTCTCTTTACGAATTCCTTTAAAGGGAAGCTATTGAAAATGAAggaaaataaatagaataaaaaTGAGGAAGAGAATCAGaaaggaacgaaatgaaagaGAAATGGCTGAGGATGGTCTAACGTGGCAGCTCAGTCTGGACAGCAGCTGGGCTCAGGAAGGACTCCCAAAGTATGTTGCACCTCCACTCCTCCGAAGAATCCGTACCGAGATCGAAAGGGAAGTTGATCCTCCCCACAGCTTCCCACTCACTGTTGTTCATGCCGAAGCTGTTACCAGGCTTTCCTGTGGTACCGATGCCTCCATTGACATCTGCAGAAGAATCGACTACGAATCCACTGAGCTGATGATCAGGCTGCGCGCTGAAAAAAAGCGGTACGGCGCCTGCGGTCTTCTGCGATGTTTGCGCTTCGAAAGGGTAGATGATTGGGCAGTTCTGGGGTTCCAGAGATGGGCTGCAGGTGAAGTTTATGAGCTTGCATGAAGAGCCCTCTAGAGATGGGTTGTTCaccttctgctgctgctgctgacttTGCAAGCCATGTCTGCTGGTGAACTGACTTGCAGTTGCAGGTGGTGCAACTTGCAGTGAGCAAGAGGAGCTCTCCAGAGCAAAGTCTGAAGCTTGTACTGACTGCAACGCAGAGAACATCTCTGCCTCAGTTGCCCCAGGGAATGGAGGCCCCCAGGTGTGCGACAACGCCCTCTGCGCCATGGAACTGGTCTTCTTGAAGATCCTACAGATAGTCCATGAGTCCTGTTTGTGGCACATAAAAAAGTTTCTTTCAGAACTTGGCAAAACATTTAATGTAGCTCTTGAACTGCACGGCACGAATGACAATGCTTACGTTGAGTGGAATGGTCTTGTCGATCGGTAGCTTGGGAATCGAGGGGTCGGTGAGCGAAGGGAGCCTGAACTCATGCATCATCCAGTCAGTTTTCATCCCTCTTGCTGCTCTTCCTTTGTAGAAGACAAGAGACTTCTTCAGGCCTATGCACTTGGTGCCCTCAGTGGAGTAGATTGGCCTGTCTGTCCCTGTGGCCTTCCAGAATCCAGCTGCTGTGACTCTGTTCGGTCTCACGCTGTTGCGGTATTTCCGGTCCCTTGGGCAGTAGAAGTACCACTCTTTCTCACCGGTGCTCGCAAGCTCTGTCGATGAACAAGAACAATAAAGTCAGATATCATAGTAAGGTGAGTGACTGGTATGGATCCTATCCTTAAATTGCAACTACGTCTTTCGATATTATCTTGAGatgcaaataatattttaagttcGTAGTTCATAAAAGTCCAGCCCATTGATTGGCAAAAGGTGTAAGAAGCAGAAGTTCCGAAGTTGGTGGCTGCTTACTTGGGAGATCCCATGGATCATACTTGTAGATGTCCAGCGGCCTGATGAGCTCAATGGAGATATGCTTTTGCTGGATCTTCCTCTTGAGGTAGAAACTAACAAGTTCTTCATCGGTCGGATGAAACCGGAAACCGGGCATGAGGATCTCATCTGACTTGTCCATATCGATATCATTTCTCTCCATATCTTACAAAGGGATGAAGCTTGAAGCCTGCTTGCTGCTGGTTACAAACTTAGAAAGTCTACTCTTGTTCTAATTATGCCGTATCTAGTGAATGGCTTTCAGGGATGGAGCTGCTGAGGTGAAGATAATCACCAAGAGCTGCATACTATTGCACTTGCGAATCTATTACACaccatgtgtgtatatatgagAGCCTGGGCTGCTTGGAAAGACTAGATTGGCCCACAGCTCTGAAGGATTAAAGAACTGTTTTTAAATCCTTCTCTATTTGAAGCTGTCATGATTTCTTTAATGGTTGATTAGTATCTCAACGAAGACACAAGCTGAGCAGCATGAGGCGACTGTCAGTCCCTTTCGGTTCACACTTAGAATACTCAAGTACGGCACTCGAAACAATCCTTAAACTATGCAACAGTGCTCTCTTCTAGATTTCGTTTGTCAGTTTTAGCCTCCCCAGATAAACAAAAGAAGTTTAAAACGTACTCCAATAAACTGCAGTTTGTTGGTATCCTAATTTTCAGTGGTGCAAGAGCAGTATGAAACTCTCCTCGAGTACTTTTAGCTGCATGAACTTCAAGATATATTCCTTCAGTATCTGGATACAAAAATCCCTTCCTATGTAGCTATATGCATTATTTTTGTCAGTTTGTGCTTTGGGATTCAAAAAGAATTTGTGGCCACTaaatggtttttttttcaatttgacATAAGCCTAACAATATGTGTCTGTCTCTCCGAGTGTGTGTgtattagagagagagagagaagtttgTTTCCTACCAACAAAATTCTCGTCAGAAATTCTTTTCTATTACCCAGAGATAGTGATGACATGAACTGAGTGATCTTCTTCATATGTTTATTAATAACTAGCGTGTGTGGCACTGCTAAGTGCTGCGGAAGAGAAGCTTCTTATTCTAAGCACGGTTTTGTTAGGCCAAATTTAATTGCAGATGAGTTGCCACGGTGGAAACCTGGTCCAATTTGCTCCAACACTCAGCTTGCTTAATCGTATGCTGGCTCTGGCTGGTCATTCTTCCACATGGCACAATAAAATTGTTTGCTGCTCTTTCCATTCTATAGTCCATAAGATTATGTTGTTAAATATTACAAACATTTGAACGTAGCATGTTGGATAGATATGCTGAATAGGTGAGCTTATCCTAGCTAGATTTACAACGTAAACACCCACTGTCTTTTCAGTTATATGTTAGCACCTAGTGCATAATTTGCTTATAGAAAACTTGTTgtatgtgtgcgtgtgtgtgatTATGTACTAGTAGAAGGTCCTACCGCATATGTGGAAGAAGAGGAGTGCTAGAGGAGAGCAACTCATCTCCCAATTTTCCAATTCCACATGATATACAGAGCTAGGGCTTGAACAGCTGCCATCACCACCGTTCACCACCAAAGTCGCCAGAATCATCCAACACCGTTTTGCCCTTTACCACCTTGTTGTTCGCTCCTCACGAGTCTAAATTGCTAGAGCGGAGCAAcccatctcttttttttaatgatgtCTTCTCTAAATTACACGGTTTTCAAGAGATAAAAAGGATGCGGGATGGGACCTCGAGCCCCTACCGGCTCGACTTGCTCCGTGCAGCCTTACCAACGTACTCCATGCACGCTTCTTATCAACTCATCTCTCAATTTCCCAATTCCACAAAACTGCAGAACAGTGTATAATTGCTTATATAACTGTCTTTTCAGTTATATATTAGCATCTAGTGCACAATTTGCTTATAGAAAACTGCAGAACAGTACAAAATGCCTGCAAGCcactaaaaaaaatcttcagCGTTCTAAAAAATCACACAAACAAAAGCATCCAAGATTACGGAGTATTTACACTCACTTAACCTGttattaaatattaatcatAGACAATGAGTCAATGACGCGAAAACTCTGCACGAGGTGAGAGTTTCTGCCTCTTCCAAGACAAGGTTTCGCTGGAACCCAAAATGTCAGAGAAGGTTCGGGTCAACGTCAAACCCTTCAAACTCAAGCGATGCTGGTCTTCAAACTCGTGTTCTTGGGACGGGTGTCTATATTACTCTTGTTCTTCGTACGGATGTCTATATTGCTCGTGTTGACAAGAGTAGTTCCATATTTGGTAGCATGCTGAAGGGGTGTGACCGTGCTGAGTGAGCTACAGGCTAGCAAACAAGTCAGTTGGCTTATGCATGCTATGCTACTCCgaatatttttattctctatTTCTTAATTTTAGACGTGTTAATTAACCAAAGATATACTTgtgcaaaatcaaattaagtAAGTGGATTCTACAGTGCAGCTAAGTGATATGTAGCATAGTACTGCCAAACTAACATGTATCATTGCCATGCTTTTTTGTTAATATACTATCATTTAGGATTTATTTATGAGAAgtattgaaaagaagagtgcTATTTCAGAAAATGTCATTATGTGTCTCTATCTTGTGGCCCTAGGACCCACATGTCAACTACACATGGAGTGGTAATTGCTAAAACTGCACTCTGTAATGAAACATTACAACATACTTTGTGGCATTGTTCAATCAAATTGTAGCTAATTTTGGACATTCAAAAGTTGATATTATGAGAAGCCAGTTGGTATATCTCTGTTAATATGCAAAGAATTGATCATAAAAAAAGATCGAACTGTCCAAAGCATTAGAATGATAAAATGGTGTCGTTTGGAATTATGTGCAATCAATACGAttaaactttgactatcaatgtctgtttgaatattttgattgaaCTTTTAAAAATAGTATATCTAGATTTGTCTTGTAAAGTAGTGTCATGATACTACAACTTTgctatatttgtatatattttatactaGTAATTAGTGATGATGGTGTCGATGTTCAAAATGGTATTCTTTTGTGATTAGATGGAGTaatatgaaaagaaaaagatgtcTCCAAGAACTACATGTTCTGTGTAGCATCCCAAGAAATACAAGTTTGTGTTCCGTGTAAATAACGTTTTGTAACACCATTTCTTCCTAATCAAGCGAGACTTGGGCACTTGGCATGAGGAGACCTTCAACTATCAGTTATTACTTATGTACGGCAACGAGTCAGAGTGCTTTAAGTTTTGTGTCAATCGAGCTACATCAAGAATGAATGGAGTATCTTGCAACTAAAGCATTGCCTTGGAACGATATGTCTACTGGATTACAACCAAGTGCTTGCTTCGTAGTTATTCGGAAATTTCTACAAAATATCATGTTCATACAAGTGGACATAAATTCATTTATTTTACTATGGAAGCAAACTATTACTCATTAAATTCAAGAATTTGcaaatttaaattctatgaATGAACCCAATTTTCATTTCATTTGGTGAGGATACACACATAAGTTTTAACTGAGTATCTCACATTGCTGTTAGAAACCTAGCGTTTCACGGATTTGAAACTCGCGTTCGAATCGTATAACTTTGAGTATGAATATATGCGGGCGTGCTACGCAATGTATAcgaaagaaaagagaatgaaATGATCGAAAACatgtaaactttattcattcgtgtcgaaatcataaagtataGTTTCTTTCATTATACATTTTTACTCCACAACGCACACACTATCTGACTATATAATATGATCCGAcgattgctttgtcttggttcccATGGCCTCGTGAGGCTCCCCGGTTAATTACACCCATCCTCAGGCTACCTCCGATTGAGCTGCGTTGGCAGTCGTCGTATTGAGATCGTCtctgagtctgcaaggctgtagtcacatgCAACAAAGATAAAGCAAAGTAAGCATTAGAAATCAAAAGCGGTAGAGAACGGGataacagtctagcatgagcttttggactgtttatgtatctcgggtcatcatcggccacgtaGGCCTCAGAATTGTGTATGTAAGAAGAGACAAGTTAGGAGCGCGACATGACGTGTAGCTTCTACTGGAAGCGGCAGCTCAATTGGCCCATCTCTGAAGGCAACGTGCCACAAAGGTGAAGGTGATCACTTTTCAGGCCACACAGGCTCCAGCCACATAGGCATGTATTATTCTATGATCGGTGTTATCTGACGGCCACATAGGCACTATGCCACAGCAAACGCCACAAAGGTGGGTAATCACAATGCATCAAGCCACAAagtcactttgtttattttatgCAAACAATCGTCAACGGATAGCCACATATGCAGAGCGACAATATCAACCAACAAGAGAGCGACGTATGCATATGCATCTATAGGGCAAGCAACAGCAAGCCTCAATGACCTCGAGGTGTCGCAAGTGGATCACCATATTGTTTTTACATGCTGCAAATCATCCTTTTTAGCATCACAAGGAGGCAGTAGAGAGCAAATAGCAGCCAGTCGCAGCATCATAGCTCCAATAGGGACAACAACAAGGGTATCAAGACATCACATATATCGTAGCAATAGCAGCAAACATCAGACCAAGGCAATAGTAAGCATGTCACATGAACACCAACGAGCACTAGATACGGCAGCAAGCATCTCATAGCTATCATCCCAACTAGCACAGAGGGCAATGAACACCAAACTGATCAATGGGGGCAAACTGAAAGTGCCCACGATAGCAGTAGCTAACC
Protein-coding regions in this window:
- the LOC133895589 gene encoding protein FEZ-like; this translates as MERNDIDMDKSDEILMPGFRFHPTDEELVSFYLKRKIQQKHISIELIRPLDIYKYDPWDLPKLASTGEKEWYFYCPRDRKYRNSVRPNRVTAAGFWKATGTDRPIYSTEGTKCIGLKKSLVFYKGRAARGMKTDWMMHEFRLPSLTDPSIPKLPIDKTIPLNDSWTICRIFKKTSSMAQRALSHTWGPPFPGATEAEMFSALQSVQASDFALESSSCSLQVAPPATASQFTSRHGLQSQQQQQKVNNPSLEGSSCKLINFTCSPSLEPQNCPIIYPFEAQTSQKTAGAVPLFFSAQPDHQLSGFVVDSSADVNGGIGTTGKPGNSFGMNNSEWEAVGRINFPFDLGTDSSEEWRCNILWESFLSPAAVQTELPR
- the LOC133895588 gene encoding large ribosomal subunit protein eL34-like is translated as MVQRLTYRKRHSYATRSNQIRVVKTPGGRLVYQYTNKRANGPKCPVTGKKIQGIPHLRPAEYKRSRLSRNRRTVNRPYGGVLSGTAVRERIIRAFLVEEQKIVKKVLKIQKTKDKTAAK